The Deltaproteobacteria bacterium genome includes the window GATCGCCTCCTGATAATTTGAAAAGGCTTCCCTGAACATTTGAGGAGAAAAATTGGTATGAGGGGGACAGGTCCAATATTTCCCCCAGCGATTGCACCCGAAACGGCATTTAAGGAAGGCCCGGGAATCAAAAATAATCTTGGCGGCGCTCAAGGTTTTTGCCTCCTGAGCGCCCAATTCTAACCCCTTTTTTACTAAACCCGCATACTTGGTCTCCATCCGTTTTACCCCTGTCCATGAGAGTTTAAGTTTTCAAAGTCAGACTCTTGGAAATCAGAATCCAGGATCTGGACATCAGCCCGGTTTGCATCTTGCAATATGGCCTTTCTGAAATTGCTTTTTTCAATTTTTGAACCTTTCAAGTCGGCGCCTCTGAAATCGGCCCAATTAAAATTCGTCTTAAAGATCCAAGCCTGGCAAATTACCGCCTTTCTCAGGTCGGCCCTTTGAAAGTCTGAGCGGATTATTTCCGTGCCGGAAAGGTCAGCTCCGCTGAGAATAACCTCCTTCATATTAGATTCGGTAATTGTTGCTCTCTTTAAAATGGCCTGTCTCATGTCGGCCAGATAAAATTCGTTAAATCTGGAGCTGGCGTTGGTGAGATTCGCCTCCTTCAACCGGGCTTCAGAGAAAAAGGCATTATGTAAAAAGGCATTTTCCAGATCGGCCTGGTCGAGGTTGGCCTTGGCAAAGTTGGCAAAATGAAGATTAGCCCGTCGAAGATTGGCCTTTTCCAAATCGGCGCTCAGGAAAATAGCCCATTGAAGGTTTGCCAGATGGAGATCAGCCTTTCGGAGGTCCGCCCCCTTAAAATTGGACATTCGGAGATTGGCGCCTCGCAGATTCGCCCCTTGGAGGTCGGCTCTTTCCAGATTGACCTGCTGCAGATTATAATTGGACAGATCAACCCCTTGCAATTCCGCCCTTTCCCCTTCCCGGCCTTCCGTCTCCAACCACCTCTGGTGTTCATTGACCATGGCCGTTAGTTGCTCTTTTTTAATTCGTATGCAGTTATTTTTTGCCATGCCTGGGCCTTTTCCCTCTATATCTATTTTTCGATATTTTCATAAACATCGAATTTATTCTTCGGAAGTCATCCTGTCAAGAGAAAAAACAGAGAAAACACATCTCCGGCTCCAAAAAAGCCGATCCTGACCAAAGGGAGAAACTTTCGGGTACGTTATCGAAAAGTGAGGGGGGCAAGCCAATTAAACTTATTGACATTCTAAAAGAAATATTTAGAATTTTAACGCGATTATGAAATTTGGAAGAGACCGGTCGAACAAGGCAGCGCCAGGCCGGGGGACCCGACAGCCGTAAAATGGGAAACCCTATGGCAAACTGATCTTCTCGATTTAAATTTTTGGAGGTTCAGCCCTATGTCAATTCTATTTACACCGATCAAAATGGGGGGGTTGGAGATTAAAAACCGATTCATCCAGTCGGCGACTTACGAATGTCTTTCCGGAACCAATGGCGAGGTCACCGATGGGTTGATCAACCGCTACCGGAATCTGGCTCAAGGGGAGGTCGGTTTGACTATTCCGGGTCACATGTATGTGCATCCTCTGGGCCGAGGCCATTGGCATCAAACCGGCATAGACCGCGACGAACTGGTCCCCGGACTGCGCAAGCTGGTTGAGGCCGTACATCATGAAGGCGGGAAGATTGTTTTCCAGTTGGGCCATGGCGGCCTCCAATCCCACAAATCCGTCACCGGCCATCCCGCCGTGGGACCTTCCGCTATCAGGACCGATCCCCTGGATTTTGTCAGGCCCAAGGTTATGCGGGAAGAGGACATCCGGGAAGCCATCCAGGCCTTTGGGCAAGCCGCCGCGCGGGCCGTTGAAGCCGGGGCGGATGGGGTCCAGCTTCACGCCGCCCACGGTTATCTGATTAACGAGTTCCTCTCTCCGTTTTTTAACCGCCGGGAAGACAAATGGGGAGGCTCCGATGAAAATCGGTTCCGCTTTCTGAAGGAGATCCTGCTCGCGGTCAAGAAAGTCCTGGCCGACGGCCGGGCCCTTCTGGTAAAACTCAATGCCCACGATTACACGCCACGGCCGGGGATTACCCCTTCTTTGGCCGTCCAATACGCCCGATGGCTGGTTGAGTCAGGAATAGACGGCCTGGAGATCAGTTGCGGGACAGCCGCCTTTTCTCCCATGAACTCGGTACGGGGGGGAATCCCGGTGGAGGATTTTTTGCGATCTTTCCCTTGGTGGAAAAAGCCCTTGGGCCGCTTCATGGTCAAGAAATGGATCGGGAAATATAATTTTGAAGAAGCTTTCAACCAGGAGGCGGCTAAGTTGATCCGGCCGGTGCTTAACGGAATTCCGTTATTTTTGGTCGGTGGGCTGCGGACCAAGGCTAAAATGGAAGAGATCCTGGAGAATAAATATGCGGATGGTATATCC containing:
- a CDS encoding NADH:flavin oxidoreductase encodes the protein MSILFTPIKMGGLEIKNRFIQSATYECLSGTNGEVTDGLINRYRNLAQGEVGLTIPGHMYVHPLGRGHWHQTGIDRDELVPGLRKLVEAVHHEGGKIVFQLGHGGLQSHKSVTGHPAVGPSAIRTDPLDFVRPKVMREEDIREAIQAFGQAAARAVEAGADGVQLHAAHGYLINEFLSPFFNRREDKWGGSDENRFRFLKEILLAVKKVLADGRALLVKLNAHDYTPRPGITPSLAVQYARWLVESGIDGLEISCGTAAFSPMNSVRGGIPVEDFLRSFPWWKKPLGRFMVKKWIGKYNFEEAFNQEAAKLIRPVLNGIPLFLVGGLRTKAKMEEILENKYADGISMSRPFIKEPSLVKKFREGKAEAVACVSCNRCAACIIKNEMPLRCYQKETSPANQGIGLTGDGPRNC
- a CDS encoding pentapeptide repeat-containing protein; the protein is MAKNNCIRIKKEQLTAMVNEHQRWLETEGREGERAELQGVDLSNYNLQQVNLERADLQGANLRGANLRMSNFKGADLRKADLHLANLQWAIFLSADLEKANLRRANLHFANFAKANLDQADLENAFLHNAFFSEARLKEANLTNASSRFNEFYLADMRQAILKRATITESNMKEVILSGADLSGTEIIRSDFQRADLRKAVICQAWIFKTNFNWADFRGADLKGSKIEKSNFRKAILQDANRADVQILDSDFQESDFENLNSHGQG